From a single Pseudoliparis swirei isolate HS2019 ecotype Mariana Trench chromosome 12, NWPU_hadal_v1, whole genome shotgun sequence genomic region:
- the slc22a2 gene encoding solute carrier family 22 member 2 isoform X1 codes for MATFDDLLEEAGAFGRCQRRVFALLCLVSLPFAGVYVGTVFQGFTPDHWCRDPAVAERRQACGWSLAESRRLTVPLVNGSGVPRLSSCEQYEVDWNATELTCDTQELDLSEVPVTECKNGWEYQYEGRKSLVTEFNLVCSDGWFVDMNQSTLNLGFLFGSFAFGFFADRFGRKISIIISSLLNAIAGIAVALAPTYVSILVLRAVVGFAAKGGWMSSYVLLTEIVGVEYRRTVGILFQMFFSVGVLILPLLAYFITDWRWLQVVITAPYILFLSYYWFIPESPRWLVCQNKSSKALEITEAMAKENKRKLKNFVTLTDVEGDSSSASLLDLVRTPNMRKHTFILMFNWFTTAVVYQGLILRVGITGGNIYVDFLISALVEFPAAFLILFTIERVGRRLPFSSANIVAGAACLVTAFIPDHLIWLKTAVACIGRLGITMAFEMVVFVNTELYPTYIRNLGVSVCSTLCDVGGIVSPFLLYRLSAIWLELPLIIFGVVALIAGVLVLFLPETRGLPLPETIDDVEFPSRKKEDVVV; via the exons ATGGCGACCTTTGATGacctgctggaggaggccgGGGCTTTCGGACGCTGCCAGCGGCGCGTCTTCGCCCTGCTGTGTCTGGTGTCGTTACCTTTTGCGGGCGTGTACGTCGGCACCGTCTTCCAGGGTTTCACCCCGGATCACTGGTGCCGGGACCCCGCGGTGGCGGAGAGAAGGCAGGCGTGCGGCTGGAGCCTGGCGGAGAGTCGCAGGCTGACGGTGCCTCTGGTCAACGGCTCCGGGGTGCCGCGGCTGAGCAGCTGCGAGCAGTACGAGGTGGACTGGAACGCCACGGAGCTCACCTGCGACACGCAGGAACTGGACCTCAGTGAGGTCCCAGTTACCGAGTGCAAG aaCGGCTGGGAGTATCAGTATGAAGGCAGGAAGTCCCTTGTCACAGAG TTTAACCTGGTGTGTTCAGATGGATGGTTTGTGGACATGAACCAGTCCACTCTCAATTTGGGCTTCCTTTTTGGCAGCTTTGCTTTTGGTTTCTTTGCTGACAG gTTTGGCAGGAAGATCAGTATAATAATCTCCAGCCTCCTGAACGCCATCGCAGGCATCGCTGTGGCTTTGGCTCCAACCTACGTCTCCATCCTGGTGCTGAGGGCCGTCGTTGGCTTCGCAGCCAAAGGAGGCTGGATGTCCTCCTACGTGCTGC TCACAGAGATAGTCGGAGTGGAGTACAGACGGACGGTGGGCATTCTGTTCCAGATGTTCTTCAGCGTCGGCGTCCTCAtcctccccctgctggcctACTTCATCACCGACTGGCGCTGGCTGCAGGTTGTCATCACCGCCCCCTacatcctcttcctgtcctACTACTG GTTCATCCCGGAGTCTCCGAGGTGGCTCGTCTGTCAGAACAAGTCTTCCAAAGCGCTGGAGATCACTGAAGCGATGGccaaggagaacaagaggaaacTCAAGAACTTTGTG ACGCTGACGGATGTGGAGGgtgactcctcctccgcctctctgcTGGACCTGGTCAGAACTCCAAACATGAGGAAACACACTTTCATCCTCATGTTCAACTG GTTCACCACCGCGGTGGTTTATCAAGGCCTCATCCTGCGGGTGGGGATAACAGGAGGAAACATCTACGTCGACTTCCTCATCTCCGCCCTGGTGGAGTTCCCCGCCgccttcctcatcctcttcaccATCGAACGCGTGGGCAGGCGCCTTCCCTTCTCCTCCGCCAACATCGTAGCCGGAGCCGCCTGCCTCGTCACCGCCTTCATCCCTGACC ACTTGATCTGGTTGAAGACGGCGGTGGCCTGCATCGGTCGGCTGGGCATCACCATGGCCTTCGAGATGGTGGTGTTCGTGAACACCGAGCTCTACCCGACGTACATCAG GAACCTGGGCGTGTCGGTCTGCTCCACCCTGTGTGACGTCGGCGGCATCGTCTCTCCCTTCCTGCTCTACCGACTGTCGGCCATCTGGCTGGAGCTGCCGCTCATCATCTTCG GCGTGGTCGCGCTCATAGCTGGGGTTTTGGTGTTGTTCCTGCCTGAAACCAGAGGACTTCCTCTCCCTGAGACCATTGACGATGTCGAGTTTCCTAGCAG GAAAAAAGAGGATGTGGTGGTGTAA
- the slc22a2 gene encoding solute carrier family 22 member 2 isoform X2, with protein MATFDDLLEEAGAFGRCQRRVFALLCLVSLPFAGVYVGTVFQGFTPDHWCRDPAVAERRQACGWSLAESRRLTVPLVNGSGVPRLSSCEQYEVDWNATELTCDTQELDLSEVPVTECKNGWEYQYEGRKSLVTEFNLVCSDGWFVDMNQSTLNLGFLFGSFAFGFFADRFGRKISIIISSLLNAIAGIAVALAPTYVSILVLRAVVGFAAKGGWMSSYVLLTEIVGVEYRRTVGILFQMFFSVGVLILPLLAYFITDWRWLQVVITAPYILFLSYYWFIPESPRWLVCQNKSSKALEITEAMAKENKRKLKNFVTLTDVEGDSSSASLLDLVRTPNMRKHTFILMFNWFTTAVVYQGLILRVGITGGNIYVDFLISALVEFPAAFLILFTIERVGRRLPFSSANIVAGAACLVTAFIPDHLIWLKTAVACIGRLGITMAFEMVVFVNTELYPTYIRNLGVSVCSTLCDVGGIVSPFLLYRLSAIWLELPLIIFGVVALIAGVLVLFLPETRGLPLPETIDDVEFPSRSSRD; from the exons ATGGCGACCTTTGATGacctgctggaggaggccgGGGCTTTCGGACGCTGCCAGCGGCGCGTCTTCGCCCTGCTGTGTCTGGTGTCGTTACCTTTTGCGGGCGTGTACGTCGGCACCGTCTTCCAGGGTTTCACCCCGGATCACTGGTGCCGGGACCCCGCGGTGGCGGAGAGAAGGCAGGCGTGCGGCTGGAGCCTGGCGGAGAGTCGCAGGCTGACGGTGCCTCTGGTCAACGGCTCCGGGGTGCCGCGGCTGAGCAGCTGCGAGCAGTACGAGGTGGACTGGAACGCCACGGAGCTCACCTGCGACACGCAGGAACTGGACCTCAGTGAGGTCCCAGTTACCGAGTGCAAG aaCGGCTGGGAGTATCAGTATGAAGGCAGGAAGTCCCTTGTCACAGAG TTTAACCTGGTGTGTTCAGATGGATGGTTTGTGGACATGAACCAGTCCACTCTCAATTTGGGCTTCCTTTTTGGCAGCTTTGCTTTTGGTTTCTTTGCTGACAG gTTTGGCAGGAAGATCAGTATAATAATCTCCAGCCTCCTGAACGCCATCGCAGGCATCGCTGTGGCTTTGGCTCCAACCTACGTCTCCATCCTGGTGCTGAGGGCCGTCGTTGGCTTCGCAGCCAAAGGAGGCTGGATGTCCTCCTACGTGCTGC TCACAGAGATAGTCGGAGTGGAGTACAGACGGACGGTGGGCATTCTGTTCCAGATGTTCTTCAGCGTCGGCGTCCTCAtcctccccctgctggcctACTTCATCACCGACTGGCGCTGGCTGCAGGTTGTCATCACCGCCCCCTacatcctcttcctgtcctACTACTG GTTCATCCCGGAGTCTCCGAGGTGGCTCGTCTGTCAGAACAAGTCTTCCAAAGCGCTGGAGATCACTGAAGCGATGGccaaggagaacaagaggaaacTCAAGAACTTTGTG ACGCTGACGGATGTGGAGGgtgactcctcctccgcctctctgcTGGACCTGGTCAGAACTCCAAACATGAGGAAACACACTTTCATCCTCATGTTCAACTG GTTCACCACCGCGGTGGTTTATCAAGGCCTCATCCTGCGGGTGGGGATAACAGGAGGAAACATCTACGTCGACTTCCTCATCTCCGCCCTGGTGGAGTTCCCCGCCgccttcctcatcctcttcaccATCGAACGCGTGGGCAGGCGCCTTCCCTTCTCCTCCGCCAACATCGTAGCCGGAGCCGCCTGCCTCGTCACCGCCTTCATCCCTGACC ACTTGATCTGGTTGAAGACGGCGGTGGCCTGCATCGGTCGGCTGGGCATCACCATGGCCTTCGAGATGGTGGTGTTCGTGAACACCGAGCTCTACCCGACGTACATCAG GAACCTGGGCGTGTCGGTCTGCTCCACCCTGTGTGACGTCGGCGGCATCGTCTCTCCCTTCCTGCTCTACCGACTGTCGGCCATCTGGCTGGAGCTGCCGCTCATCATCTTCG GCGTGGTCGCGCTCATAGCTGGGGTTTTGGTGTTGTTCCTGCCTGAAACCAGAGGACTTCCTCTCCCTGAGACCATTGACGATGTCGAGTTTCCTAGCAG gagcagtagggactga